In one window of Helianthus annuus cultivar XRQ/B chromosome 17, HanXRQr2.0-SUNRISE, whole genome shotgun sequence DNA:
- the LOC110925888 gene encoding uncharacterized protein LOC110925888 yields the protein MEAVKKYVERPIDQAAKSLRVGRSTLKRYCRDHGMPSWPLPKHSKKTVHTTDLKPSPKAWTKQNLQWPSNTRFGLAFIVFLMVRVKRWRNKKSLRNSLRNGDHPTVSESTAKPKYTINNIIPYSHVHASPKQTVANISDIKMVTVKATFKGDMIKFQFPTS from the exons ATGGAAGCAGTTAAAAAATATGTTGAAAGGCCAATAGATCAAGCAGCCAAGAGCCTTCGTG TCGGTCGGTCTACATTGAAGCGTTATTGTCGAGACCATGGTATGCCAAGTTGGCCATTGCCAAAGCACAGCAAAAAGACTGTTCATACTACCGACTTAAAACCGTCACCAAAAGCATGGACAAAGCAAAACTTGCAATGGCCTTCGAATACACGTTTTGGTTTAGCTTTTATTGTGTTCCTGATGGTAAGGGTTAAGAGGTGGAGAAATAAGAAATCATTGAGAAATTCATTGCGTAACGGTGATCACCCTACTGTGAGTGAGAGCACAGCAAAACCAAAATATACAATAAACAATATAATCCCGTATTCGCATGTTCATGCATCCCCAAAACAGACGGTGGCCAATATCTCAGATATAAAGATGGTGACAGTGAAGGCAACTTTTAAAGGAGATATGATAAAGTTCCAATTTCCTACTTCATGA